TGTGCTCTTCTTCGCTTTTGGTAATCATTACTACAGGCAAATTAGGAAAATTTGCTTTGATAATCGAAAGCGTTTCTATTCCCGACAAACCGGGCATATTCTCATCTAAAAACACAATATCAATATTGTTTATGCTTTTAAGTTTGTCAACACCTTCGTCGCCATTGTTAGACGTATGCACAGTATAACCTCTTTCCGTTAAAAACAGAATGTGCGGTTTAAGCAAATCAATTTCATCGTCAATCCATAAAATAACACCGTTATCCATAATATATTTGTTTATTGTTTAATTTTGTTTTTCTGAGTACTTTTGCGGTTGAGTATTTTTTATAATAATGCAGAAAAAGTAAAATTATTGTTTTTCCACGAAAGTAAAAATAAACTTAACAAAAATTATGATTTCCCACAAACCAAGTACATTAAAACTGTTTAACGATCCGGTACATGGCTTTATAACAGTAAAAGATAAATTTGTTTTAAATCTGATAGACCATCCGTATTTGCAACGTTTGCGAAGGATATCGCAGTTGGGAGTTGCCAATTTGGTGTATCCTGGAGCTTTGCACACCAGATTTCATCATACATTGGGAGCAATGTATTTAATGCAAATGGCTTTAGATGTTATTATTGCAAAAGGCAACGATATTAGCAGCGAAGACTACAGAGCAGCCATGTTGGCTATTTTGTTGCACGATGTCGGACACGGACCTTTATCGCATAATTTGGAACATGCTTTTTTGCCAAATCTGAGCCACGAAGATATTAGTGTTTTGTTTATAAAAAAGCTTAACAAGCAATACGACGGCGAGTTAGACGAGGCTTTAACGGTGTTTGAAGATAAGGCAGAATTGCCTTTTTTGCATCAGTTGGTTTCCGGACAGCTTGATACTGATAGGTTAGACTACATTAAACGCGATAGCTTTTTTACAGGCGTCAGCGAAGGACAAATAAGTACCGACAGAATTGTAAAAATGATGAATATCAGCGATAATAATTTAGTTATAGAACTGAAAGGTATTTACTCTATAGAAAAATTCATTGTCGCACGCCGATTGATGTATTGGCAGGTGTATTATCATAAAACAGTTTTGGCTGCTCAAACAATGATGTCAAATATTTTTGACAGAGCGAGGTTTTTGCTTTCTCAAAACTATAGTATTGATGCGCCTTCCAACATGCTTTTCTTTTTGAAAAACAATTTCAGTTTCGACGAAGTGCAAGATAACGACGAAATATTAAATAAATTTGCTTTGCTAGACGATAATGATGTATATCAGGCACTGAAAATATGGAGCACATGTAACGATTACGTTCTGAGAGAGTTAAGCTCAGGGTTGCTCAGCAGAAGACTTTTTAGAGTTGAAATTTTTGGTGATAGCGAAACCGAAACGGCAAATGAACGAATCAAAAAGATTAAGCAAAAGCTTAATATGATTAGCAGCGATGTTATTGATAGTTTTTGCGGAATAAATAAGATATCAAACAGTGCTTATAAGCTCGATGAAACAGGAATACCTATTATCGACAAAAAAGGAAAAGTGTCGGATATGAGCGAACTTTCAGATATGCTTAACATTCCTATTTACAATCATACCGTTACAAAAAGTTATTTGTATTACCCCAAGTGGTTAGTTGATTAAGCGGTATTACAAATGTAAGTCGTAGAGATTGTAATTTTATTTATTAATGTCCGATAAATGTCTTTAATCAAAAGGTTACTATTGGTGATGAGTGATGAGTGATGAGTGATGAGTGATGAGTGCAAATCACCATTCACCCACCACTGACCACCAATCACCATCCACCACAAAGCAACCCTCTTTTTCAAGGTTTTATCAGACAGTTATGAATTTTATTATACTTTTGCAATTCTTATCTCAATAAATAGTTAGTGCTCAGGATAAAAAAAATAGATTGGTACATCATTAAAAAGTTTTTGGGAACTTTTTTTTATTCAATTATATTGCTAACGGTAATAATTGTTGTATTTGATGTTTCTGAAAAAATCAGCGACTTTATTGAAAAGAAAGCCACTTTATACGAAATAATTTTCGATTATTATTTAAACTTCATTCCCTACTTCGTCAACACTTTCAGTTCCTTATTTACTTTTATTTCGGTTATATTTTTTACGTCGAAAATGGCGTCGAGAACTGAGATAGTCCCAATACTTGGAGGAGGTATCAGCTTTTACAGATTTTTGTACCCTTACATATTAAGCGGATTGTTCCTGACTTTATTTTCGTTTTCGCTTATGAATTATGTTATTCCGCATACAAACAAGGGATTAAGAGATTTTGAAAAGAAGTATATTCACAATCCGTTTATTGTTCGAGAGTCGAATTTGCACATGCAAATTAAGCCAAATTATTTTGTTTATGTAGAAAACTATAACAATCCTTCTAGAATAGGTTACCGATTTTCTGCCGAGCAGTTTGAAGATGGCAGGTTGGTAGAAAGGTTTAAATCTGACGTTATTCGTTGGGATAGTGCCATAAACAAATGGGTTGTGAGCAATTACGAAATAAGGCATTTTTACGAAGACCACGAAACAATTAAAACAGGTAACAGAGTCGATACTCTCATGGGATTTTACCCTTCCGATTTTGTGTTGGATATTGAAGATGCAAAAGTGATGACTTACAGAGAGTTAAAAGAATTTATAAATAAGGAAAAATTA
This sequence is a window from Lentimicrobiaceae bacterium. Protein-coding genes within it:
- a CDS encoding HD domain-containing protein gives rise to the protein MISHKPSTLKLFNDPVHGFITVKDKFVLNLIDHPYLQRLRRISQLGVANLVYPGALHTRFHHTLGAMYLMQMALDVIIAKGNDISSEDYRAAMLAILLHDVGHGPLSHNLEHAFLPNLSHEDISVLFIKKLNKQYDGELDEALTVFEDKAELPFLHQLVSGQLDTDRLDYIKRDSFFTGVSEGQISTDRIVKMMNISDNNLVIELKGIYSIEKFIVARRLMYWQVYYHKTVLAAQTMMSNIFDRARFLLSQNYSIDAPSNMLFFLKNNFSFDEVQDNDEILNKFALLDDNDVYQALKIWSTCNDYVLRELSSGLLSRRLFRVEIFGDSETETANERIKKIKQKLNMISSDVIDSFCGINKISNSAYKLDETGIPIIDKKGKVSDMSELSDMLNIPIYNHTVTKSYLYYPKWLVD
- a CDS encoding LptF/LptG family permease; translated protein: MLRIKKIDWYIIKKFLGTFFYSIILLTVIIVVFDVSEKISDFIEKKATLYEIIFDYYLNFIPYFVNTFSSLFTFISVIFFTSKMASRTEIVPILGGGISFYRFLYPYILSGLFLTLFSFSLMNYVIPHTNKGLRDFEKKYIHNPFIVRESNLHMQIKPNYFVYVENYNNPSRIGYRFSAEQFEDGRLVERFKSDVIRWDSAINKWVVSNYEIRHFYEDHETIKTGNRVDTLMGFYPSDFVLDIEDAKVMTYRELKEFINKEKLKGSQFVQKFEVERYKRITFPLANIILTLIGVSLSSRKVRGGIGIHLGLGIVIAFTYIFIQQVTGVVAIYSKTPLWIIMWLPNVIYLILAIYLLKIAPK